Below is a window of Cyanobacteriota bacterium DNA.
CTACCGTGGGCAGACTTGTAGCTGCGATCGCATCCCGAATAGCCACACTAGTGTGAGTGTAAGCTCCAGCATTGATAATAATGCCCTGATAAACCCCCACCGCCTGTTGGATGGCATCTACCAGCGTACCTTCATGGTTAGATTGCACGCTAGATACAGAAACACCCAAGGCTTTGGCCTCAGCCTGAAGCAGAGCATCAATGTCTTGCAGGGTCTGACTACCGTAGATTCCAGGCTCACGCACACCTAACAGATTCAAGTTAGGGCCATGAACGACTAATAC
It encodes the following:
- the aroQ gene encoding type II 3-dehydroquinate dehydratase: MTHVLVVHGPNLNLLGVREPGIYGSQTLQDIDALLQAEAKALGVSVSSVQSNHEGTLVDAIQQAVGVYQGIIINAGAYTHTSVAIRDAIAATSLPTVEVHLSNIYRREDFRHHSYIAPVAIGQISGFGADSYRLGLQALVRYLS